In Microcella indica, the genomic window CTTTGGCGGCCGTGTACCTGTGTTCTGACGAGGCAGACTATGTGACCGGGTCCAACCTCGTGGTCGACGGTGGCTGGGTCGCTGGTGGCGGTGTTGGCCGCCCAGACCCTGCGATCGAGCGGATCTTCGGCGAGGTGATGAGTAAGCTGGCAAACGCCCCCTCGGCCTAGAACCTTGCTTCGCTGTACGGCGCGGTGTCGAGGTCGCCGCAGTCGAATTCGCGGGTGATTTTCACGGAACCCACCCGTGCCGATTGCTGACATTCAGCGGTCGCCTTCACCATCGGGTCATTGTTGCGGTTGTCACGCCAGGACAGAGAACGGGGCGCCCTGTCAGGTGCACAGACGAACTCCTGACACTCGACCTCGCTCGGAGCGCGGTGCGGTCGGGCAGCGCTCGAGCTTGTCGTAATCGACGGGTTCGCGTGCGTCTCGCCTGCCGTGGCCGAAATGTCGCCGTGCCCGACTGAGTTGGGGTGCCCGGCCGGGCCGACGAGTGCGCCGGCGATATGAATCGTCTTAGACCGTGGTGTCAACACCGACTGCCCGACGACGTTCATCCACCCCATCGGTGGATTTGCGTGGGGCATCGAGTCGGCCAACTTCCTCATCGACAACCTCGAGGAGGGCGACAAGGTCGTCGCGCTGCGCATCCTGCCCGGCGTCGACGTGCTCGAGCAGCGCTGGGCCACGGCCGAGCGTCTCTTCGAGGAGGTCGGCATCGCGGCCGTCGACTACTTCACGGGAGCCGACCCGGCAGAGATCAAGAACATCATCTCTGACGAGCTCGCCGCCCCTCAACCGCTACGAGACGAGTCTCGTCAACACCGTCGAACAGGCGCTCGACGCACTCGAGCCTCCGCTCGGCCATGGCGTCGGGCTCGCGCTCGACAGCTATCACCTCAAACATCGAGCAGAACAGTCCCGCGGCCGCGATCCGGCTCGCGGGCGACCACCTGACGCACGTACAGGTGTGCGGCAACGACGCGGTGTCGTCGGCGACGACCACACCGATTGGCCCGCCATGCTCGACGCGCTCGACGACGTCGGCTACGCGGGCCCGCTCAACTTCGAGAGCTTCACCGCCGACAATGACACGATCGCGACTGCTGCCTCCATCTGGCATCCCCTCGGGCAGAGTCAGGATGCTCTGGCTGAGCGCACGTACGACTACTTGACCGCGCTGCAGAACGAGAGGTACTCCGCATGAGCACGCACCCCGTCACCCTGTTCACCGGCCAGTGGGCCGATCTGAGCCTCGAGGAGGTGGCGCGGTATGCCTCCGAGTGGGGTTACGACGGGCTGGAGACCGCGTGCTCCGGCGAGCACCTCGATGTCGCTCGCGCCGTCGAGGGCGACCCGTACGTCCAGGAGCGGCGTCCAGGAGCGCCTCGACATCCTCAAGAAGTACGACCTGAAGGTGTGGGCGATCTCGAACCACCTCAAGGGTCAGGCCGTGTGCGACGACCCCATCGACTTCCGCCACCAGGCGATCGTTGGCTCGCGCGTGTGGGGCGACGGCGAGGCGGAGGGCGTGCGACGGCGCGCAGCCGAGGAGATGAAGCTCACCGCGAAGGCCGCGCGCCGACTGGGCGTCGACATGGTCGTCGGGTTCACGGGCTCGAAGATCTGGCCGTACGTCGCGTTGTTCCCGCCCGTCGGCGCCGACGTCATCGAGGCGGGGTTCCAGGACTTCGCCGGCCGGTGGAACCCCATCCTCGACGTCGTCGACGGCGAGGGGGTGCGCTTCGCCCACGAAGTGCACCCGAGCGAGATCGCCTATGATTACTGGTCGAGCGTGCGCTCCCTCGAGGCGATCGAGCACCGAGAGGCGTTCGGCTTCAACTGGGAACCCTCGCACATGATGTGGCAGGGCATCGACCCGGTCGGTTTCATCGTCGACTTCCAGGACCGCATCTACCACGTGGACTGCAAGGACACGCGGATGCGTCCGGCGAACGGTCGCGCGGGAATCCTCGGCTCGCACCTGCCGTGGGGCGACCCGCGGCGCGGCTGGGACTTCGTCTCCACCGGTCACGGCGACGTGCCGTGGGAAGACTCCTTCCGCGCGCTGCGGTCGATCAGCTACGAGGGGCCCATCTCGGTCGAGTGGGAGGACGCCGGCATGGATCGACTGCACGGGGCGAAGGAGGCCGCGGGGTTCATCCGTTCGCTGCTGTGGGGTCAGCCGACCGCGTCCTTCGACGCCGCCTTCAGCAACCAGGACTGAACGGCGGCGCCGTCCTCGAGGTCAGCGCCGCGGCGCGTCCGGGTCCTCCGGTGACTCCTCGCGGCGCTCCTCGACGAGGTCCTTCGTGCGCAGCAGCCGCAGAGCAGTGACGAGCAGCAGGCCGCCGACGACGTTGAGGATGAGGGTCCACCAGAACCAGGAGAGCCACTCGAGGTAGCCGAAGTCGGCGCCCGCCTGGATCGCGCCGAAGATGAGGAGCGAGTCGAGGATCGAGTGGAAGAGCGGCACGCCCGCGAGCAGGAATGGCCTGACCCCAGATTTTCGGTCCGTTCGTTATGAGAGTCGTCTTGTTGCCCCGCTCGTCGGGGAGGAAGACTGGATTCATCATGACCACGAGAAGGCGCCGGCACACGCCGGAACAGATCGTTCGCAAGCTCGGCATCGCTGACCGTGTCCTGGCCGATGGCGGCGACGTTGCAGCTGCCTGCCGGGAGCTCGGCGTGTCGGAGCAGACCTACTACCGGTGGCGCAACCAATACGGCGGCCTGAAAGCAGAAGACGCGAAACGGCTCAAAGAGCTCGAGAAACAGAACGCGACCTTGAAGCGACTGCTGGCTGAGGCGGAGCTGGAGAAGGCGGCGTTGAAGGAGCTGGCAGAGGGAAACTTTTAGGCCCGGGCAGACGCCGCGCCGCGATCCGTCACTTGCTGAGCGTGTTCGACATCAGTGAGCGGATGGCGTGTCGTCTGGTCGGGCTGAGCAGATCGGCCTGGCGCCGACCCTTGGTCTCGGAGACCTGCGCCGACCCAGACGCTGCATTGCGGACGTGGCTGCGAGCGTGGGCGAAGACTCATCCTCGGCGCGGCTACCGCAACGCCCACGCCGACGCCGTCGGTGAGGGCTGGGTGGTGAACGTCAAGAAGATCCAACGGCTCTGGCGTGAGGAAGGCCTGCGGGTGATCGTGCGTCGTCGCCGCAAACGCGTCGGCGCCTCCACCGCTGAACCTATCCCGGCTGACGCGCCTAACACGGTGTGGGCGGTGGATTTCCAGTTCGATGCCACCGAGAACGGTCGCAACCTGAAGATCGCCTCGATCATCGATGAGCACACCCGCGAATGCGTCGGCGGGCTCGTGGAGCGCTCGATCACCGCCGACCGGCTCGTGGACGAACTGGAGCGCATCGTCGCCCACCGTGGCCTGCCGACTGTGTTGCGGTGCGACAACGGGCCCGAGTTCGTCTCCCAAACCCTCGCCGACTGGGCGAACGACTCGGTGGGGATCTCCTACATTCCGCCGGGCCAGCCGTGGCGCAACGGCTACGTGGAATCGTTCAACTCCCGCATTCGCGACGAGTGTTTGAACCTGAACAGTTTCTACAGCCTGCACCATGCCCGGGTCGTGATCGGCGACTGGAAAAGGGACTACAACCATGGCCGTCGCCACTCCGCGCTCGGCTACCGGACCCCGGCGGCCTATGCTCGGGACTGCACGCATCGAAACCCGTGACGACTCCCAAACGGCGTGGACCGAAACACGGGGTCAGGCCAGGAAGGCTGCGGCGACCGACGCGATGATCTTCGCCACTGTCGACTCCGTGCCCTGGTGCATGCGCGTCAGAAGAGTAATGGTGCTGCCGCCGAGGATCGCGAGGGCCGCCGTCTCGAGGGTCAGCGGGGCTTCGGCGAACTCCCGCGCGGTCTCGATGACGAGCTCGTGCCACGCGGGCACGGCGATCATGAGCAGCCCCATGAAGAGCCAGCCGCCGGCGAGGTTGGCGACGACGGTGCCGCCCCACAGCATCGCGAGCCGCTTCACCGACGCTTCGCGGGCGATGACGGCGGCGACGGGCATGAGGAAGTTCTCGGTGAACAGCTCGCTGCCGGCGAGCAGGAGGGCGATGAACCCGATGCCGAACGCGAGCGCCGCGAGGAGGTGGTTGCCGGTCTCATGGAGCACGAAGAGGTATGCCATGACGCCTAGCCCCACCTCGAGTCCGCCGAAGAACCCCGTGATGAGCATGTTCGGGAAGGTGCGCTGCAGCCGCTCGGCGCCTTCTTCGACGGTCGCGTCGAACGTCTTCTCGAGCTCCCCCTCGACGGGGGCGTCGTTGTCGCCGAGCTCGGCGCGTCGCTCGCGCTGCTTCTCCTTGTGTTCCTCGTTGTGGTGATCGTCGTCGCGCTTGTCGCTCATGCGCTAACGCTCGCCTAGCCCGGGCCGATTGGCAAGTTCGATCCTGTGAACAACTCGACTCTGACCGGCGGGACTCTTGGCACACTGCATGCATGCATGCACTCATGGGGAAGATCGAGCAGTGGCGGGGCGACGAGCGAGGGGACGTGCCCGGCTGGGTGCTCATCACCTTGATGACGGCGGGCCTCGTCATCATGATCTGGGCCCTTGCGGGTCCCGCGCTGCAGGGCGTGTTCCAGCAGGCGATCGACCGGGTGACCGCGTTCTAGCGTGGACGCCGGCCCTTCGGCGCTGAGCGTCGCGAGCCCGTCGTGGTTCGACGGTGCGTCAGTCGCGCAGGCGCGCCATTATGACGGCGTCCATCCAGTCGCCGTCGCCGTAGCCGACGCGGCGCATGATGCCCTCGTGCTCGAAGCCGAGGCGCTCGTAGAGGGCGATAGCGCGGTCGTTGCCGACGAAGGCGATGAGGGAGAGGCGCTTGAGGTCGAGCCAGTTGTCGGCGAGGTCGATCATGGAGTCCATGAGGGCGGAGCCGACTCCTTGACTCTGCGAGTCTTCGCTCACCGCGACGAGGTCGATCTCGCCGGCATGACGGGCGCGCGGCTCGTCGGGCGTGGTGATGAGTTCGCCGAATCCGACGATCTCCTCCGTCTCGTTGTCGACCGCGACGATCTGGTGCACGCCGTTGCGCGGCGAGAGGCGGGCCTTCGAGTAGTCCGTGCTCGCGAGGGGCACCCGCAGGGTTCCCTGCATGATGTGGGGGCTGGTGAGGATCGCGTGCACGCCCTCGTAGTCGTCCTCGGTGGCTCCGCGGATCGTGAAAGTGGGCTCAGTCATCATCAGTTCCGTTCAGTGCGTGCGGGGGAGGACACTCCAGAGTACCGGGGTGCCGCGTGAGGATGCTCTGCCGACGTGTCACTCGCCGATACCCGCACGACCGAGGTTCGGCGCCCGTCGAGTTCGTCCTCGTCGGCGCCCTGCTGACCCTCGTGACCGTGTCGGTGCTGCAGCTCGCGCTCGCCCTCCACGTGCGGTCGACTCTCATCGATGCGGCGGCGGAGGGCGCCCGGCACGCGGCGCTCGCCGACAGCAGCCTCGCGGCCGGGGTGGAGCGCAGCCGCGACCTCATCGCGACCGCCGTCGGGGAGTCCTACGCGGGCGACATCTCGGCAGGATTCGGCAGCTACGAGGGCCACCCGGTCGTTGTCGTGACGGTGCGCTCCCCGCTGCCCCTCCTCGGGCTCGCGGGGCTCGACCGCGGGTTGGAGGTGAGCGGGCGTGCCGCGCTCGAACCGCTGCGCTGAGCGGTGTCGCCCGGCGCGTTCGCGCCCGGTAGGTACGCGCGCCGCCGACGACCGCGGTTCGGCATCGCTCGAGTTCCTCACCGCGGGAATGCTGTTGCTCGTGCCGCTCGTCTACCTGGTGCTCGCGCTCGGCGCCATCCAGTCGGCGGCGCTCGCCGCGGAGGGAGCCGCGCGGCAGGCGGCGCGCGTGTTCGTGCAGGCCGAATCTATGACAGCGGGCAGCGCGGCGGCCGAGCGAGCCCTCGCCCTGGCCCTGGCCGACCACGGGGTGACGGCGAGTGACGTGGCCCTGAGCATCCGGTGCTCGCCCGTGCCCGCGCAGTGCCACACGCGCCGCGGATGGGTCACCGTGCAGGTGAGTGTGCGCGTTCCGTTGCCGCTGCTGCCGCCCGTCGTCGAGCTCGGCGGGCCGCTCGCGGTGCCGATCGACGCGAGCGCCACCCAGCAGGTCTCCCGGTTCTGGGGCGCGCGGTGAGTGGCCCGGTGTCGGCGAGGCGCAGTGCTGACGTGCACCGTTGGCGACGGGCCCTTCACGACGACCGCGGCTCGACCCTGCCGCTCATCATCGGCTACGCGGGGCTCGCGCTCGTGGTCGTGCTGCTCGTCACGGCGGCGACGGCGCTGTACCTCGAGCGCGCGCGCCTGTTCACGCTCGCCGACGGCGCGGCGCTCGTCGGCGCCGAGTCGTTCGACCTCGGCGACGTGACCGTGCGCGAGGGGGAGGTGCTGAGGCCGAGGCTCACCGACGCGCGCGTGCGCGCGGACGTCTCGGCGTACCTCGCCGCGGCTCCGACCGGCTCCGTCGAGGGGCTCGCGCTCGAGTCTGCGACAAGCCCCGACGGGTTGAGCGCGCGCGTGACCCTCTCGAGCTACTGGCGTCCGCCCGCGCTCACCGTCTTCGTGCCCGACGGCCTGCGCCTCGAGGTCACCGCGACGGCGCGCAGCGTCTTCGACTGACCGCGCCCCGAGACTGCGCGCACGGTCTAGCGTGGTGCTATGCCCGACCCTCGACCCGTCACCCTCATCTCCGTCGACATCGAGGCCGCGGGCCCGAGCCCGAGCGACTACGCGATGCTCTCCATCGGCGCATGCCTTGTCGACGACCCCGAGCAGGCGTTCTACATCGAGCTGCAGCCCGACCGCGAGACGGTCGACGACGCGGCGATGAGCATCGGCGGCTTCACGGTCGACGAGCTGCGAGCATCCGGCACCGCGCCCCGCGAGGCGATGGCGGCTTTCGCCGACTGGATCGAGGCGGTGACGCCGCGGCAGTCCCGCCCGCTCCTCGTCGGCTTCAACGCCCCCTTCGACTGGATGTTCGTCGCCGACTACTTCCACCGCTACCTCGGCCGCAACCCGCTCGGGCACGCCGCGCTCGACGTCAAGGCCTACTACGCAGGCGTGACCGGCGTTCCCTGGGGCGAGACGAGCCTGCACCGCGTGGCCGAGCACTATCGCCTGAAGATGGTCCTGACGCATAATGCACTCGACGACGCACGCGATCAGGCGACCCTGTTCCGGGCCATCCGGGCCGAGCAGCAGGAGCGCTCCGCGGGCGCCTGAAGCGTGCGGGCCGCCGCGCGCGCTACCCGAGAGGTCTCACCGATGAGCTCCGCAGCCCCCGCCGACGCCCCCACCCCCGACACCGGTCAGTACCCCGGCAACGCGCCTGACGACGACCTGGCCCGCATCATCGAGTCGGCCCAGCGCCTCGGCGTGCAGCTCGACGAGGAGGGTGCCCTGCAGTGGCTCGCCGCGATCGCGGCCGACTCCGCGAGCGACGACCACATCGTCGCCCACGAGAGCGGCACATTCGGCCACCGCGTGAGCATGCTCGACTTCACCCCCCGCGATCTGGAGCGCTTCCGCCGCATCGGCGCGATCGTCGAAGTGACGGGCCCGTCCGGCGTCGCCGAGAGCGCCCTCGCCCTGAGCGGCTCGGCCGCGCAGTCGAAGATCCAGTCCTTCCCCGGCGACTGCGACTACTTCCAGCGGCTCAACATCAGGGCGGACACGCGCGAGGAAGCGTGCCGCATCATGGCCGACCTCATGCGCGACGCTGCTCGCCGCACGGCGACGGGCGACCCCTTCCAGTTCCTCGAGGCCAAGCTCGGCAACTACCCCGAGAACTGCGAGCACGGCGGCCAGGCGCGCAAGAAGGGCACGCCGATTACGTGGACCCCCGCCGAGGTCGAGGAGCAGAGCATCCGGCTCGACCTCGCCGACGGCACGACACGCACCCTCACCTGGCACGAGGCCGCGCTCGACCCCGGCTGGTGCAAGCTCGACTGGGTCGTGGCCGACCCCGAGCGCAAAGCGCTCTCCAACGCGAGCAACGTCATCGACGTCACGTGGGAGGCCCCCGACGGTGAGATCGTGCCCCTCGACGGCTACCTCGACGCCTACTTCCAGGAGGTCTACCTCGACGCCGACGCCATGCCGACCTTCGCGAAGGTCGCGAAGTTCGTGAGCGACGACGCCCTCGACGAGTACGTCGAGCGGCTCGAGAGCGAGGTGCGCAAGTACCTCACGAAGCAGGTCAACTACGGCAAGGCCGCCAAGCGCATGTACAACATCTTCCGGCTCTCCGGCCGCCACGTGGATGCCGCATACGTGCGCGAGCTCTTCGACGAGCCGGCGACCATCCTGTACCAGGTGTGGTCGCTCCTCTCCACGCTCGACAACGCCACCCAGCCGGGCACGAGCATCCCGATCGACGCTGTGCGCGACCAGGCCGACGCCCTCATCATGCAGGTCATCGCCGAGCTCGAGGGCGAGGAGGAGGCGGAGATCGTCGCAGCCCTCATGACCCTGCGGCGCACGCTCGAAGACCAGGATGCGGGGGAGCGGCGCACGAGCGACCTCGAGGCGGCCCGTGCTCACGTGATCAACCTCGTGAACACGTTCTTCCGCGACAAGCTCGAAGGCGTGCCGACGATCCGCGAGTACATCGAGCAGATGCAGCGGGACTGAGCCCACGCACTGCTGAGCTCCCGCAGCGCCAAGCCCGCGTCGCACTGCCTGAGTGTTGTCTGCGTGCTCCCAGTGAGTCGCCCTACCCTTCGACTATGACCACTCTGCAGGGATCCTCCATCCTCGTCGTCGGAGCGACGGGCGGCCTCGGTCGGCACCTGGCTCGCCAGCTCGCCGACGCGGGCGCGCACCTCACCTTGAGCGCGCGCTCCATGACCGACCTCGAAGCCCTCGGCATCCCCGGCCAGCTCGTGCCCGCCGACCTCACCGACCCGGCCGCCGTGCGCACCCTCGTCGCGACGGCGGTCACGGCCCACGGCCAGCTCGACGGCATCGTCAACGCCGCGGGCGCCGTCGCCTTCGGCGCGCTCGCCGACACCGCCGACGACACGATCGAGGCACTGTGGGCGATCAACGCCCTCGCCCCCATGAGGATGCTCCGGGCCGCGCTCCCCTCCCTGCGCGAGAGTGCCGAGCAGGGCAGGGAGCCCTTCGTGCTCACGCTCAGCGGAGTGGTGAGCGAGCACCCCACCAACGGCATCGGCGCGTACTCGGCCGTCAAGTCCGCCCTCGCCGCCTACGTGCAGGTCGCCGCTCGCGAGGTGCGCCGGTCGGGCATCCGCGTCATCGATGCGCGTCCCGGCCACACGGAGACCGAGCTCTCCCGCCACCCGATCGCCGGCGAGACGCCGAAGTTCCCGACCGGCCTCGAGCCGGCTGCCGTCGCGCAGCGCATCGTCGCGGCGATCGCCGGAGACGAGAAGGATCTGCCGTCGACGGCGTTCAGCGAGGTGCCCGCGGCGACCAGCCAGATGGTGAAGGCCGAGGAGGCGACGACGCCGACGGGCGCCCACCCGGCCGTCGCGATGGCCGCGCAGATGCCGCTCGAGACGGCGGAGTCGGCGCCGGCCGCGGGCTCGGCTGCAGACGGCGGGTCTGCGCCTGGCGGTGGTTCTGCGGCTGACGGTGGTGCTGCGCCAGACGGCGGCCACCACGCCTGACGAGTCACGACGGCGCCGGCCGCGCCTCGCGCCGGTACGCGGCGATAGGCTGGGGCAGACATGATCGACCTGGACTTTTCTGAGCGCATCGGCGCCGCCCGCAGCACCTTCGCCGACATTCGTGCCGTCGTCGACGTCGACCGACTGCAGTCGGAGATCGCCGCGCTGAGCGAGCAGGCCTCCGCCCCCGACCTGTGGGACGACACGACTCACGCGCAGAAGGTCACGAGCGATCTCAGCCACCGCCAGACCGAGCTCGAGCGCATCGAGGCCCTGCAGCAGCGACTCGACGACCTCGACGTGCTCATCGAGATGGCGAAGGAGGCCGACGACGAGGACGCCGCGGCCGAGTGCGCCGCCGAGCTCACGGCGATCGAGAAGACCCTCGGCGAGATGGAGGTGCGCACCCTCCTCGACGGCGAGTACGACGCGCGCCCCGCGGTCGTCACGATCCGCGCCGGAGCGGGAGGGGTCGACGCCGCCGACTTCGCCGACATGCTCCTGCGCATGTACCTGCGCTGGGCCGAGCAGCACGACTACTCCACGACCGTCATGGACATCTCCTACGCGGAGGAGGCGGGCATCAAGTCCGCGACCTTCGAGGTGGATGCGCCCCACGCCTTCGGCACCCTGAGCGTCGAGGCGGGCACGCACCGCCTCGTGCGCATGTCGCCCTTCGGCGCCGCGGGCAAGCGCCAGACGAGCTTCGCCGCGGTCGAGGTCATTCCCCTGCTGGAGGAAAGTGCGGCGATCGAGGTGCCGGAGACGGACATCCGGGTCGATGTGTTCCGCTCGTCCGGGCCGGGCGGGCAGTCCGTCAACACGACCGACTCAGCGGTGCGCATCACCCACCTGCCGACCGGTCTCGTGGTCTCGATGCAGAACGAGAAGAGCCAGATCCAGAACCGCGCCGCGGCGATGCGCGTGCTGCAGTCGCGCCTGCTCATCCTCCAGAAGGAGCAGGAGGCTGCGACGAAGAAGGAGCTCGCCGGCACGATCACGGCGAGCTGGGGCGACCAGATGCGCTCCTACGTCCTCGCGCCGTACCAGATGGTCAAGGACCTGCGCACGGAGTACGAGGTCAACAATCCCTCGGCCGTCTTCGACGGAGACCTCGACGGCTTCATCGCCGCGGGCATCAAGTGGCGCAAGCGCGCTCCCGTGGTGTAAGCACCGGCTGAGAAAGGCAACGCGGCAGGGTGTCGCACCGCGGCGTCGCTGGGGCACCCGCATACTCTGATCGCGATGATTCGCTTCGAAGAGGTCACCAAGGTGTACCGCGGGACGGCTCGACCGGCGCTCAACGGCGTCAGCCTCGAGATTCTCAGCGGTGAGTTCGTGTTCCTCGTCGGCGCCTCCGGCTCGGGCAAGTCGACCTTCCTGCGCCTCGTGCTCAAGGAGGAGAAGCCGACGAGCGGGTCCATCCATGTGCTCGGGCAAGACCTCGGCGCGATCTCGAGCCGCAAGGTTCCGTACTTCCGCCGCAATCTCGGTGTCGTCTTCCAAGACTTCCGGCTGCTGCCCAACAAGACGGTCTTCGCCAACGTCGCCTTCACCCTGCAGGTCATCGGCAAGAGCAAGGGATTCATCCACGAGGCCGTGCCCGATGCCCTGCGCACGGTCGGCCTCGAGGGCAAGGAGGGGCGGTTTCCGCACGAGCTCTCCGGCGGAGAGCAGCAGCGCGTCGCCATCGCACGTGCGCTCGTCAACAAGCCCGCGATCATGCTCGCCGACGAGCCCACCGGCAACCTCGACCCGGCGACGAGCGCGGGCATCATGACCCTGCTCGAGCGCATCAACGCCAACGGCACGACCGTCATCATGGCGACGCACGACGCTGGCATCGTCGACCGCCTGCAACGTCGCGTCATCGAGGTCATCGGCGGCCGCATCGTGCGCGACGAGCGCGGCGGCGGGTACCAGACGCAGGCGAACCCCGTGCTGTCGCACGCGGGCCAGTCGCAGTCGGGCGTGTCGCAGGCGGGTGAGCCGCGATGAGGCTCGGTCTCGTCCTCAGCGAGGTCGGCCAGGGGCTGCGCCGCAACCTCTCCATGGTCGTCTCCGTCGTGCTCGTGACGTTCATCTCCCTCACCTTCGTGGGTGCCGCAATGCTGCTGCAGATGCAGATCACCGAGATGAAGTCGTACTGGTTCGACCGCGCTCAGGTCGCCGTGTACCTGTGCACGGAGTTCGCGACGATCGGCGGGTGCGAGCAGCAGGCCGCGACGCCCGAGCAGATCGCCCAGGTGGAGGCGCAGCTGGAGTCCGCGACACTCGCGCCGTTCATCGACACGTACTACTTCGAGACGCAGGAGGAGGCGTACGCGAACTTCCAGGACCAGTTCGCGGGCACCGCGGCCGCCGAGCTCGTCTCGCCCGAGTTCCTGCCTCCCGCCTTCTGGGTCGACCTCGTCGACGTCGACCAGAGCCAGATCCTCGTCGATGCGCTCGGCGGCCTCGCCGGCGTCGAGAGCATCGAGGATGAGCGGGCCTACCTCGACGGCGTCTTCGACGTGCTCAACGCCTCGAGCATCACGGCGGTCGGCATCGCGGCGCTCATGCTCGTCGCCGCCGTGCTGCTCATCGCCACGACGATCCGGCTCAGCGCGTTCTCGCGCCGCCGCGAGCTCGGCATCATGCGGCTCGTCGGCGCGTCCAACCGGTTCATCCAGACGCCGTTCATCCTCGAGGGCGTCGTCGCCGCGCTCATCGGCTCGGCCCTCGCGGGGGTCGCGATCATCGCGATCGTCGAGTTCTTCGTGCAGGGCTACCTGACGCAGGCGCTGCCTCTCACGTCCCTCGTGGGGCTCGATGAGGCGCTGCTCGTCGCACCCGTGCTGCTCGTGGCGGGGGCGCTGCTCGCCGCAGTGTCGGCGAACGTCGCGATCACGCGCTACCTGCGCGTCTGATCGAATCCGCATCGGCGCGGGTATGCTGGAGGGCTGCCGCGACACGCGCGGTGAGCATCCGCATCGGGCGTGAACGGGAGGTGAGCGACGTGCCGAAGGAGCAGGGCAGGAAGGTCGTCGCGACCAACCGCAAGGCGCGCCACGACTACACGATCGAGGACACCTACGAGGCCGGTCTCGTGCTGAGCGGTACCGAGGTCAAGTCGTTGCGCATGGGGCGGGCGAGCCTCGTGGACGGCTACGGCTTCATCGACGGGGGTGAGGCATGGCTCGACGCCGTGCACATTCCCGAGTACACGCAGGGCACGTGGACCAACCACCCGCCCCGCCGCAAGCGCAAGATGCTGCTGCACAAGGCCCAGATCATCAAGATCAGCCAGAAGACTCAGGAGGGCGGCTACACGCTCGTGCCGCTGAGCATCTACTTCAGCGACGGTCGCGCCAAGGTCGAACTCGCCGTGGCGAAGGGCAAGCGCGAGTACGACAAGCGTCACGCGCTGCGTGAGAAGCAGGACAAGCGCGAGGCCGAGCGCGCCATGCGACTGCGCAACATCCGCGGCGAGTAGCGCGCCTCTCTGGCGCCGCCTCCCAGTAGGGCGCGCGTAGCCTGGACCCTCGTGACGAACGATGCGCGCGCAGCAGAGCCAGAGATGGATGATCGCACCCGCTGGAGGGCCTTCGCCGTCGCCGTGTCGGTCGCCTCGCTCACGATCCTCGACCTGTCGAAGGTCAACGTGGGGGTGCCGGCGATCGAGGATGCCTTCGGCGCGGGCCCGACCGAGATCCAGATCATCATCGCCGGGTACAT contains:
- the smpB gene encoding SsrA-binding protein SmpB — encoded protein: MPKEQGRKVVATNRKARHDYTIEDTYEAGLVLSGTEVKSLRMGRASLVDGYGFIDGGEAWLDAVHIPEYTQGTWTNHPPRRKRKMLLHKAQIIKISQKTQEGGYTLVPLSIYFSDGRAKVELAVAKGKREYDKRHALREKQDKREAERAMRLRNIRGE